In the Populus trichocarpa isolate Nisqually-1 chromosome 1, P.trichocarpa_v4.1, whole genome shotgun sequence genome, one interval contains:
- the LOC18094398 gene encoding 40S ribosomal protein S15a-1, with protein sequence MVRVSVLNDALKSMYNAEKRGKRQVMIRPSSKVIIKFLLVMQKHGYIGEFEFVDDHRAGKIVVELNGRLNKCGVISPRFDVGVKEIETWTARLLPSRQFGYIVLTTSAGIMDHEEARRKNVGGKVLGFFY encoded by the exons ATGGTGCGAGTCAGTGTCTTGAATGATGCTCTGAAGAGCATGTACAACGCAGAGAAACGTGGGAAGCGTCAGGTCATGATCAGGCCTTCCTCAAAGGTGATCATCAAGTTTCTTTTGGTGATGCAGAAGCACG GATATATTGGCGAGTTTGAGTTTGTAGATGATCACAGGGCAGGTAAAATTGTGGTCGAATTGAATGGAAGGCTGAACAAATGTGGTGTTATCAGTCCACGTTTTGATGTGGGTGTCAAGGAGATTGAAACTTGGACTGCAAGGTTGCTCCCTTCAAGACAG TTTGGATACATTGTCTTGACAACTTCTGCTGGCATTATGGACCATGAAGAGGCCAGAAGAAAGAATGTTGGTGGTAAAGTGCTGGGTTTCTTTTACTAG